A single window of Balaenoptera acutorostrata chromosome X, mBalAcu1.1, whole genome shotgun sequence DNA harbors:
- the LOC130706203 gene encoding melanoma-associated antigen 8-like isoform X1: MEHCVWRGVEAGGAETPSTRSPPHPKGRSCIPFFLCFSFGKSWAPGTGRRRPRSEARVLRPQSRGGPGSARSQGPWSPPVTPAQTPVGGPTPVIRALVEMSELRQPEADLQAPVQAQGPVEAQVFGAAGEEAASPSSSSSPVAPSFSAYAESLPQEALTVLMADLVAFLLLKYRTKEPICKAEMLNMVLGDHRDHFPVVFSQACECMQLVFGVDVKEVDPRECTYVLVPTLGLTCDAVLSDGQSMPKAGLLVLILGQIALYGDRTPEEDVWELLSIMEVYVGEQHCIYGEPRELLTEVWVQEGYLEYRQVPQSDPARYEFLWGPRAYAETSKWQVLEHLLRVNGWDLRSFLSLCAEGVSDEEEGA, translated from the exons ATGGAGCATTGCGTCTGGAGAGGCGTGGAGGCGGGAGGAGCGGAGACACCCAGTACACGGAGCCCTCCACATCCCAAAGGAAGAAGTtgcattccttttttcctttgtttctcttttgggAAATCCT GGGCTCCAGGAACCGGGAGGCGAAGGCCCAGGTCTGAGGCACGTGTCCTCAGGCCACAGAGCAGAGGAGGCCCAGGCAGCGCCAGGAGTCAAG gtCCGTGGTCCCCACCTGTCACCCCTGCCCAGACTCCCGTCGGCGGCCCGACCCCAGTCATCAGGGCCCTGGTCGAGATGAGCGAGCTGCGCCAGCCTGAGGCTGACCTTCAGGCCCCAGTCCAGGCCCAGGGCCCCGTGGAGGCGCAGGTGTTCGGGGCTGCGGGCGAGGAGGCCGCCTccccctcgtcctcctcctcccccgtcGCCCCCTCCTTCTCCGCCTATGCCGAGTCCTTGCCCCAGGAGGCACTTACTGTGCTGATGGCTGACCTGGTGGCGTTCCTGCTCCTCAAGTATCGCACCAAGGAGCCGATCTGCAAGGCGGAGATGCTGAATATGGTCCTCGGCGACCATCGGGACCACTTCCCCGTGGTCTTCAGCCAAGCTTGCGAGTGCATGCAGCTGGTGTTTGGCGTGGACGTGAAGGAGGTGGACCCCCGCGAGTGCACCTACGTCCTGGTCCCCACCCTGGGCCTCACCTGTGATGCAGTGCTGAGCGATGGGCAGAGCATGCCCAAGGCCGGCCTCCTGGTGCTGATTCTGGGCCAGATCGCCCTGTACGGTGACCGCACCCCTGAGGAGGATGTCTGGGAATTGCTCAGCATCATGGAGGTGTATGTAGGGGAGCAGCACTGCATCTATGGAGAGCCCAGGGAGCTCCTCACCGAAGTGTGGGTGCAGGAGGGCTACCTGGAGTACCGGCAGGTGCCCCAAAGCGACCCCGCCCGCTACGAGTTCCTGTGGGGTCCCCGGGCCTACGCGGAGACCAGCAAGTGGCAGGTCCTGGAGCATCTGCTCAGGGTCAATGGATGGGATCTCAGGTCCTTCCTATCCCTGTGTGCAGAGGGTGTGAGCGATGAGGAAGAGGGGGCCTGA
- the LOC103018497 gene encoding melanoma-associated antigen 8-like isoform X1, which translates to MGGPQSPAHPSYQHRGAQGCGTTYTRGAPSIPLTGAPGTGRRRPRSEARVLRPQSRGGPGSARSQGPWSPPVTPAQTPVGGPTPVIRALVEMSELRQPEADLQAPVQAQGPVEAQVFGAAGEEAASPSSSSSPVAPSFSAYAESLPQEALTVLMADLVAFLLLKYRTKEPICKAEMLNMVLGDHRDHFPVVFSQACECMQLVFGVDVKEVDPRECTYVLVPTLGLTCDAVLSDGQRPKAGLLVLILGQIALYGDRTPEEDVWELLSIMEVYVGEQHCIYGEPRELLTEVWVQEGYLEYRQVPHSDPTRYEFLWGPRAYVETSKWQVLEHLLRVNGWDLRSFLSLCAEGVSDEEEGA; encoded by the exons ATGGGGGGCCCACAGAGTCCGGCCCACCCCTCCTACCAGCACCGAGGGGCCCAGGGCTGTGGCACAACCTACACCCGAGGTGCGCCCTCCATTCCCCTTACAGGGGCTCCAGGAACCGGGAGGCGAAGGCCCAGGTCTGAGGCACGTGTCCTCAGGCCACAGAGCAGAGGAGGCCCAGGCAGCGCCAGGAGTCAAG gtCCGTGGTCCCCACCTGTCACCCCTGCCCAGACTCCCGTCGGCGGCCCGACCCCAGTCATCAGGGCCCTGGTCGAGATGAGCGAGCTGCGCCAGCCTGAGGCTGACCTTCAGGCCCCAGTCCAGGCCCAGGGCCCCGTGGAGGCGCAGGTGTTCGGGGCTGCGGGCGAGGAGGCCGCCTccccctcgtcctcctcctcccccgtcGCCCCCTCCTTCTCCGCCTATGCCGAGTCCTTGCCCCAGGAGGCACTTACTGTGCTGATGGCTGACCTGGTGGCGTTCCTGCTCCTCAAGTATCGCACCAAGGAGCCGATCTGCAAGGCGGAGATGCTGAATATGGTCCTCGGCGACCATCGGGACCACTTCCCCGTGGTCTTCAGCCAAGCTTGCGAGTGCATGCAGCTGGTGTTTGGCGTGGACGTGAAGGAGGTGGACCCCCGCGAGTGCACCTACGTCCTGGTCCCCACCCTGGGCCTCACCTGTGATGCAGTGCTGAGCGATGGGCAGAGGCCCAAGGCCGGCCTCCTGGTGCTGATTCTGGGCCAGATCGCCCTGTACGGTGACCGCACCCCTGAGGAGGATGTCTGGGAATTGCTCAGCATCATGGAGGTGTATGTAGGGGAGCAGCACTGCATCTATGGAGAGCCCAGGGAGCTCCTCACCGAAGTGTGGGTGCAGGAGGGCTACCTGGAGTACCGGCAGGTGCCCCACAGCGACCCCACCCGCTACGAGTTCCTGTGGGGTCCCCGGGCCTACGTGGAGACCAGCAAGTGGCAGGTCCTGGAGCATCTGCTCAGGGTCAATGGATGGGATCTCAGGTCCTTCCTATCCCTGTGTGCAGAGGGTGTGAGCGATGAGGAAGAGGGGGCCTGA
- the LOC103018497 gene encoding melanoma-associated antigen 10-like isoform X2: MPEGTPPGEPCPWSPPVTPAQTPVGGPTPVIRALVEMSELRQPEADLQAPVQAQGPVEAQVFGAAGEEAASPSSSSSPVAPSFSAYAESLPQEALTVLMADLVAFLLLKYRTKEPICKAEMLNMVLGDHRDHFPVVFSQACECMQLVFGVDVKEVDPRECTYVLVPTLGLTCDAVLSDGQRPKAGLLVLILGQIALYGDRTPEEDVWELLSIMEVYVGEQHCIYGEPRELLTEVWVQEGYLEYRQVPHSDPTRYEFLWGPRAYVETSKWQVLEHLLRVNGWDLRSFLSLCAEGVSDEEEGA; this comes from the exons ATGCCCGAGGGAACCCCTCCAGGCGAGCCCT gtCCGTGGTCCCCACCTGTCACCCCTGCCCAGACTCCCGTCGGCGGCCCGACCCCAGTCATCAGGGCCCTGGTCGAGATGAGCGAGCTGCGCCAGCCTGAGGCTGACCTTCAGGCCCCAGTCCAGGCCCAGGGCCCCGTGGAGGCGCAGGTGTTCGGGGCTGCGGGCGAGGAGGCCGCCTccccctcgtcctcctcctcccccgtcGCCCCCTCCTTCTCCGCCTATGCCGAGTCCTTGCCCCAGGAGGCACTTACTGTGCTGATGGCTGACCTGGTGGCGTTCCTGCTCCTCAAGTATCGCACCAAGGAGCCGATCTGCAAGGCGGAGATGCTGAATATGGTCCTCGGCGACCATCGGGACCACTTCCCCGTGGTCTTCAGCCAAGCTTGCGAGTGCATGCAGCTGGTGTTTGGCGTGGACGTGAAGGAGGTGGACCCCCGCGAGTGCACCTACGTCCTGGTCCCCACCCTGGGCCTCACCTGTGATGCAGTGCTGAGCGATGGGCAGAGGCCCAAGGCCGGCCTCCTGGTGCTGATTCTGGGCCAGATCGCCCTGTACGGTGACCGCACCCCTGAGGAGGATGTCTGGGAATTGCTCAGCATCATGGAGGTGTATGTAGGGGAGCAGCACTGCATCTATGGAGAGCCCAGGGAGCTCCTCACCGAAGTGTGGGTGCAGGAGGGCTACCTGGAGTACCGGCAGGTGCCCCACAGCGACCCCACCCGCTACGAGTTCCTGTGGGGTCCCCGGGCCTACGTGGAGACCAGCAAGTGGCAGGTCCTGGAGCATCTGCTCAGGGTCAATGGATGGGATCTCAGGTCCTTCCTATCCCTGTGTGCAGAGGGTGTGAGCGATGAGGAAGAGGGGGCCTGA
- the LOC130706203 gene encoding melanoma-associated antigen 8-like isoform X2, producing the protein MGGPQSPAHPSYQHRGAQGCGTTYTRGAPSIPLTGAPGTGRRRPRSEARVLRPQSRGGPGSARSQGPWSPPVTPAQTPVGGPTPVIRALVEMSELRQPEADLQAPVQAQGPVEAQVFGAAGEEAASPSSSSSPVAPSFSAYAESLPQEALTVLMADLVAFLLLKYRTKEPICKAEMLNMVLGDHRDHFPVVFSQACECMQLVFGVDVKEVDPRECTYVLVPTLGLTCDAVLSDGQSMPKAGLLVLILGQIALYGDRTPEEDVWELLSIMEVYVGEQHCIYGEPRELLTEVWVQEGYLEYRQVPQSDPARYEFLWGPRAYAETSKWQVLEHLLRVNGWDLRSFLSLCAEGVSDEEEGA; encoded by the exons ATGGGGGGCCCACAGAGTCCGGCCCACCCCTCCTACCAGCACCGAGGGGCCCAGGGCTGTGGCACAACCTACACCCGAGGTGCGCCCTCCATTCCCCTTACAGGGGCTCCAGGAACCGGGAGGCGAAGGCCCAGGTCTGAGGCACGTGTCCTCAGGCCACAGAGCAGAGGAGGCCCAGGCAGCGCCAGGAGTCAAG gtCCGTGGTCCCCACCTGTCACCCCTGCCCAGACTCCCGTCGGCGGCCCGACCCCAGTCATCAGGGCCCTGGTCGAGATGAGCGAGCTGCGCCAGCCTGAGGCTGACCTTCAGGCCCCAGTCCAGGCCCAGGGCCCCGTGGAGGCGCAGGTGTTCGGGGCTGCGGGCGAGGAGGCCGCCTccccctcgtcctcctcctcccccgtcGCCCCCTCCTTCTCCGCCTATGCCGAGTCCTTGCCCCAGGAGGCACTTACTGTGCTGATGGCTGACCTGGTGGCGTTCCTGCTCCTCAAGTATCGCACCAAGGAGCCGATCTGCAAGGCGGAGATGCTGAATATGGTCCTCGGCGACCATCGGGACCACTTCCCCGTGGTCTTCAGCCAAGCTTGCGAGTGCATGCAGCTGGTGTTTGGCGTGGACGTGAAGGAGGTGGACCCCCGCGAGTGCACCTACGTCCTGGTCCCCACCCTGGGCCTCACCTGTGATGCAGTGCTGAGCGATGGGCAGAGCATGCCCAAGGCCGGCCTCCTGGTGCTGATTCTGGGCCAGATCGCCCTGTACGGTGACCGCACCCCTGAGGAGGATGTCTGGGAATTGCTCAGCATCATGGAGGTGTATGTAGGGGAGCAGCACTGCATCTATGGAGAGCCCAGGGAGCTCCTCACCGAAGTGTGGGTGCAGGAGGGCTACCTGGAGTACCGGCAGGTGCCCCAAAGCGACCCCGCCCGCTACGAGTTCCTGTGGGGTCCCCGGGCCTACGCGGAGACCAGCAAGTGGCAGGTCCTGGAGCATCTGCTCAGGGTCAATGGATGGGATCTCAGGTCCTTCCTATCCCTGTGTGCAGAGGGTGTGAGCGATGAGGAAGAGGGGGCCTGA
- the LOC130706203 gene encoding melanoma-associated antigen 8-like isoform X3 — MEHCVWRGVEAGGAETPSTRSPPHPKGRRAPGTGRRRPRSEARVLRPQSRGGPGSARSQGPWSPPVTPAQTPVGGPTPVIRALVEMSELRQPEADLQAPVQAQGPVEAQVFGAAGEEAASPSSSSSPVAPSFSAYAESLPQEALTVLMADLVAFLLLKYRTKEPICKAEMLNMVLGDHRDHFPVVFSQACECMQLVFGVDVKEVDPRECTYVLVPTLGLTCDAVLSDGQSMPKAGLLVLILGQIALYGDRTPEEDVWELLSIMEVYVGEQHCIYGEPRELLTEVWVQEGYLEYRQVPQSDPARYEFLWGPRAYAETSKWQVLEHLLRVNGWDLRSFLSLCAEGVSDEEEGA; from the exons ATGGAGCATTGCGTCTGGAGAGGCGTGGAGGCGGGAGGAGCGGAGACACCCAGTACACGGAGCCCTCCACATCCCAAAGGAAGAA GGGCTCCAGGAACCGGGAGGCGAAGGCCCAGGTCTGAGGCACGTGTCCTCAGGCCACAGAGCAGAGGAGGCCCAGGCAGCGCCAGGAGTCAAG gtCCGTGGTCCCCACCTGTCACCCCTGCCCAGACTCCCGTCGGCGGCCCGACCCCAGTCATCAGGGCCCTGGTCGAGATGAGCGAGCTGCGCCAGCCTGAGGCTGACCTTCAGGCCCCAGTCCAGGCCCAGGGCCCCGTGGAGGCGCAGGTGTTCGGGGCTGCGGGCGAGGAGGCCGCCTccccctcgtcctcctcctcccccgtcGCCCCCTCCTTCTCCGCCTATGCCGAGTCCTTGCCCCAGGAGGCACTTACTGTGCTGATGGCTGACCTGGTGGCGTTCCTGCTCCTCAAGTATCGCACCAAGGAGCCGATCTGCAAGGCGGAGATGCTGAATATGGTCCTCGGCGACCATCGGGACCACTTCCCCGTGGTCTTCAGCCAAGCTTGCGAGTGCATGCAGCTGGTGTTTGGCGTGGACGTGAAGGAGGTGGACCCCCGCGAGTGCACCTACGTCCTGGTCCCCACCCTGGGCCTCACCTGTGATGCAGTGCTGAGCGATGGGCAGAGCATGCCCAAGGCCGGCCTCCTGGTGCTGATTCTGGGCCAGATCGCCCTGTACGGTGACCGCACCCCTGAGGAGGATGTCTGGGAATTGCTCAGCATCATGGAGGTGTATGTAGGGGAGCAGCACTGCATCTATGGAGAGCCCAGGGAGCTCCTCACCGAAGTGTGGGTGCAGGAGGGCTACCTGGAGTACCGGCAGGTGCCCCAAAGCGACCCCGCCCGCTACGAGTTCCTGTGGGGTCCCCGGGCCTACGCGGAGACCAGCAAGTGGCAGGTCCTGGAGCATCTGCTCAGGGTCAATGGATGGGATCTCAGGTCCTTCCTATCCCTGTGTGCAGAGGGTGTGAGCGATGAGGAAGAGGGGGCCTGA
- the LOC130706203 gene encoding melanoma-associated antigen 10-like isoform X4: protein MPEGTPPGEPCPWSPPVTPAQTPVGGPTPVIRALVEMSELRQPEADLQAPVQAQGPVEAQVFGAAGEEAASPSSSSSPVAPSFSAYAESLPQEALTVLMADLVAFLLLKYRTKEPICKAEMLNMVLGDHRDHFPVVFSQACECMQLVFGVDVKEVDPRECTYVLVPTLGLTCDAVLSDGQSMPKAGLLVLILGQIALYGDRTPEEDVWELLSIMEVYVGEQHCIYGEPRELLTEVWVQEGYLEYRQVPQSDPARYEFLWGPRAYAETSKWQVLEHLLRVNGWDLRSFLSLCAEGVSDEEEGA from the exons ATGCCCGAGGGAACCCCTCCAGGCGAGCCCT gtCCGTGGTCCCCACCTGTCACCCCTGCCCAGACTCCCGTCGGCGGCCCGACCCCAGTCATCAGGGCCCTGGTCGAGATGAGCGAGCTGCGCCAGCCTGAGGCTGACCTTCAGGCCCCAGTCCAGGCCCAGGGCCCCGTGGAGGCGCAGGTGTTCGGGGCTGCGGGCGAGGAGGCCGCCTccccctcgtcctcctcctcccccgtcGCCCCCTCCTTCTCCGCCTATGCCGAGTCCTTGCCCCAGGAGGCACTTACTGTGCTGATGGCTGACCTGGTGGCGTTCCTGCTCCTCAAGTATCGCACCAAGGAGCCGATCTGCAAGGCGGAGATGCTGAATATGGTCCTCGGCGACCATCGGGACCACTTCCCCGTGGTCTTCAGCCAAGCTTGCGAGTGCATGCAGCTGGTGTTTGGCGTGGACGTGAAGGAGGTGGACCCCCGCGAGTGCACCTACGTCCTGGTCCCCACCCTGGGCCTCACCTGTGATGCAGTGCTGAGCGATGGGCAGAGCATGCCCAAGGCCGGCCTCCTGGTGCTGATTCTGGGCCAGATCGCCCTGTACGGTGACCGCACCCCTGAGGAGGATGTCTGGGAATTGCTCAGCATCATGGAGGTGTATGTAGGGGAGCAGCACTGCATCTATGGAGAGCCCAGGGAGCTCCTCACCGAAGTGTGGGTGCAGGAGGGCTACCTGGAGTACCGGCAGGTGCCCCAAAGCGACCCCGCCCGCTACGAGTTCCTGTGGGGTCCCCGGGCCTACGCGGAGACCAGCAAGTGGCAGGTCCTGGAGCATCTGCTCAGGGTCAATGGATGGGATCTCAGGTCCTTCCTATCCCTGTGTGCAGAGGGTGTGAGCGATGAGGAAGAGGGGGCCTGA